A DNA window from Leishmania braziliensis MHOM/BR/75/M2904 complete genome, chromosome 5 contains the following coding sequences:
- a CDS encoding nitroreductase-like protein, which translates to MFRHSRCSNKARNGTSSGFLATLRSLVTWGRASATVASSSSPASCGRTAGCISAGVALDAVEAAVRNRWTCRQFDTAKTIDLDTLRRVLTATTRAPTGFNLQGWHAVVVTSTAVREQLVKAALGQPQVLQAPATVVFVGDMEPERNAPQTLEMGLETGYYDPLYGSAYLRNVYYFLHGGPMQSMAAVKSAVSAWYSRAAGTPLVSVPVSRAGYAWKQTLIPATTFVQLCTAAGWDTCMMEGIDEEAVKQVLGVPAERYTVPVIVSVGYATAAEAEKRQVRSPRFATSHTVRWNKF; encoded by the coding sequence atGTTTcgccacagccgctgcagcaacaaGGCACGTAatggcaccagcagcggatTTCTAGCCACGCTGCGCAGTCTCGTGACATGGGGCCGCGCAAGTGCGACTGTCGCCTCCTCATCGTCACCCGCGTCGTGTGGAAGAACCGCAGGTTGCATCAGCGCCGGTGTGGCACTCGACGCAGTCGAGGCTGCCGTGCGCAACCGGTGGACGTGCCGGCAGTTCGACACGGCGAAGACAATTGATCTCGACACCCTCAGGCGCGTCttgacggcgacgacgcgcgCCCCGACCGGCTTCAACCTCCAGGGCTGGCACGCGGTCGTCGTCACGAGCACGGCGGTGCGGGAGCAGCTCGTCAAGGCGGCGCTTGGACAgccgcaggtgctgcaggcgccGGCAACTGTCGTATTCGTGGGAGACATGGAGCCGGAGCGGAATGCGCCACAGACGCTTGAGATGGGGCTCGAGACGGGGTACTACGACCCCCTCTACGGCTCAGCCTACCTCCGCAACGTCTACTACTTCCTGCACGGCGGTCCGATGCAGTccatggcggcggtgaagtCGGCCGTGAGTGCGTGGTACAGCCGGGCCGCCGGCACGCCGCTCGTCTCTGTCCCGGTGAGTCGCGCCGGCTACGCGTGGAAGCAGACGTTGATCCCGGCGACGACCTTCGTGCAGCTCTGCACTGCAGCCGGCTGGGACACCTGCATGATGGAGGGCATCGACGAGGAGGCCGTGAAGCAAGTGTTGGGAGTTCCGGCGGAACGGTACACGGTGCCAGTCATTGTCAGCGTCGGCTACGCGACCGCTGCAGAGGCCGAGAAGCGCCAGGTGCGCAGCCCCCGCTTCGCGACGTCGCACACTGTGCGGTGGAACAAGTTTTAG
- a CDS encoding sre-2/carboxylate carrier-like protein encodes MKPLSPDATLGEVPDFPHDLQSDQSTYKGRFLHFLSMTDPRTLLTSPTRLALSEALLERVDSRKEGWATVRVADYLDARQRVQCIVHPESKKPILMPFRFSAFVPMNFINLCGMLAPSQQTPARAVFWQLSNQTYNVGFNYCNASGKDGLPLHELAMGYVVATCTACGTSYQLGKVASAVSASTSAAAMFLKLIIPYTAVACANMANLGVIRFRDVLCGITVQDTETGEDLNGGKPSAVAGRLAVAQVALSRVMIPVPLMLLPPVLMNFLFHPANGVRFFVQHRARLYLPVNVLTLVSMLCVALPMSVAVFPQRTVVPVSWLEASFRGQTNAAGHAITHVTFNKGL; translated from the coding sequence ATGAAGCCGCTCAGTCCAGATGCCACTCTCGGCGAGGTGCCGGACTTCCCGCATGACTTGCAGTCGGACCAGTCAACATACAAGGGGCGCTTCCTTCACTTTCTCTCCATGACGGACCCTCGCACCCTCCTCACGTCGCCGACACGGCTAGCGCtgagcgaggcgctgcttgAGCGCGTCGATAGCCGTAAAGAGGGTTGGGCCACGGTGAGGGTAGCCGACTACCTCGACGCGCGGCAACGAGTGCAGTGCATTGTCCACCCCGAGTCGAAGAAGCCCATCCTCATGCCGTTCCGGTTCTCCGCGTTTGTGCCCATGAACTTCATCAACCTCTGTGGGATGCTGGCGCCATCGCAGCAGACACCGGCACGGGCCGTGTTCTGGCAGCTCTCGAACCAGACATACAACGTCGGCTTCAACTACTGTAACGCCAGCGGCAAGGACGGGCTGCCGCTGCATGAACTAGCGATGGGCTACGTCGTAGCTACCTGCACGGCGTGCGGCACCTCGTACCAGCTCGGCAAGGTCGCCTCCGCTGTGTCGGCGTCTacatcggcggcggcaatgTTCCTGAAGCTAATCATCCCGTATACCGCCGTGGCGTGTGCAAACATGGCGAACCTCGGCGTCATTCGGTTCCGCGATGTGCTGTGCGGCATCACCGTGCAGGACACGGAGACGGGCGAGGACCTGAACGGCGGGAAGCCATCCGCCGTGGCTGGTCGCCTCGCtgtggcgcaggtggcgctcAGTCGCGTCATGATTCCTGTGCCGCTGATGCTTCTGCCGCCGGTGTTGATGAACTTTCTCTTCCACCCGGCAAATGGTGTACGTTTCTtcgtgcagcaccgcgcgcGGCTGTACCTGCCGGTGAATGTGCTGACGCTGGTCAGCATGTTGTGCGTCGCACTACCGATGAGTGTTGCCGTGTTTCCACAGAGAACAGTGGTGCCAGTGAGCTGGCTAGAGGCGTCATTCCGAGGTCAGACGAACGCCGCCGGCCACGCCATCACACACGTCACGTTTAACAAGGGCCTCTAG
- a CDS encoding phophatase-like protein: MPTRPQQQQWHLLQPPLKQLPQMREDGGIGGDYDDSQASSPFACGTSPWSLRTSASAMAAVNDSPDDGGGAEMTSTGGSDDGDDSGGNGRGAALLNSKNSQQRQRQSCRHSRVSPCVKSTRKAAGSDPVCISSMESGLGRAAAAAVLSTTSLVRPLQAPVTSTSAVAKDHVAYYISPSSNLRPANACISASGSPRDTCASRILSDSKGIEAGTLSNKNNHSGSPRAAAHAVMPGSELSSQAVRISNHSGGGSVGAFAIHDSVDGDAWRTEDCCTPETALRLDGEGGTGAHTSPPSPATAAANTTPLTYAAVASSLHGKRLPQSRIGFSQWRKRVCCGSASLPSTIGSTSTTPGITSDTTANTTVAESTAHASLEASLKNRVPSTSSSLTIPSVVTTANPSRATDKSTPTSSPYLGGDGEASFPNSDEHFSTNEGPQHPSANLMMPPLPQSVHRHQPTHLILQLPNAPLSQQQHNGPDSEEEEDIAYPDFPCTAVAPRAAATASELSSSAKLPAKNRCAVTESAAPSLLLPVSEGTPVTRVRTPGAPMAAQQLLRIQRPLITPSPMAFTPIASAAARVAAGKGTHRAASTAPSFNAAQILPGLFLGSYAEATDTATLAAHGVSLVINCAFDCPVTSVMANNNHHVRYVQFLLRDHSDEVIAPFFAPVTRIIHDQLHRRQVHQQRMARRTAASAPSADANNTEEHQVQDCMLWAWTDEGENVWAVPPSPVTPSMSVNGQQSFKESRRETPRTPPSLPGLGERLGEGVERRRITASFSVPALSSSSPTIVDPRDCGGVLVCCRMGVSRSATFVIAYLILYGCTLAPLDDTASLFASFLERERRIIEEAGGVTSFTDDDSGGVPTTTSTATEISGRGSGSTNKPALAFPSLSLPQSPPSSASANTPFAPRGSPKLNGSQSFLQRHFSTNSPWIRRHSSTMPVSSPLSFGGNCSGGGYAAGPLTTPLSGNPSAMSQQQRLHMASPPTPIEFASRMCQPCYLMHLRERRLQQAAQRRMLISGQPQQRLREQSDEEHQMRRHMSARELGKEYGLTGDIADGSNFGDSSSTTTINSCDDLRPEEQQYHYSRCVVSVLPSSAPVASHRSARGSCRMTLLEAAYADEHTQKEDGVDEEMTPQQQKSEAMWTPRRGGARMANEQRLENRAAGSATTTPRVERATTQHRNAFSTRKVGIAAEEAAATTLGSSAVASMRRGHSKNVYGTPLLPGEQQHTLSRCSYVPHSLQTPMNGSIHGDLNTSINTLLGFSFASSDGGSPGTFGSVPPVMTYRDAFDAVKRKKTDVNPNIGFVLALRELASGGDFSFSMSF, translated from the coding sequence ATGCCGACACGaccacagcaacaacagtgGCACCTACTCCAGCCACCGCTGAAGCAACTTCCGCAGATGCGCGAGGATGGCGGCATTGGTGGTGACTATGACGACTCGCAAGCCTCCTCACCTTTTGCTTGCGGCACCTCGCCCTGGTCGTTGCGGACCTCGGCGTCCgccatggcggcggtgaaTGACAGCCCCGacgatggcggtggtgcagagATGACGagcaccggcggcagcgacgacggggACGACAGTGGAGGCAATggaagaggtgctgcactgctAAATTCAAAGAACTcgcagcaacgccagcgGCAGTCCTGTCGTCACTCGCGCGTGAGCCCATGCGTCAAGTCAACGCGCAAGGCGGCGGGCAGCGACCCGGTATGCATCTCGAGCATGGAAAGCGGCCTcggccgcgcagcagcagcggctgtcttatccaccacctccttaGTCAGACCTCTGCAAGCACCGGTGACGTCAACGTCTGCAGTGGCGAAGGACCATGTCGCCTACTacatctccccctcctcgaaTCTCCGACCTGCCAATGCCTGCATCTCCGCGTCAGGGTCGCCGCGGGACACGTGTGCCTCGCGCATTCTTTCCGACTCGAAGGGCATCGAAGCCGGCACGCTGAGCAATAAAAACAACCACAGCGGCTCTCctcgggcagcagcgcatgcggTGATGCCAGGGAGTGAACTCTCATCACAGGCGGTGCGGATAAGCAACcacagtggcggtggtagtgTTGGCGCGTTTGCCATTCACGATAGCGTTGATGGCGATGCGTGGCGGACAGAAGACTGCTGCACGCCGGAGACGGCGCTGAGGCTTGATGGCGAAGGTGGGACGGGCGCGCACAcgtcgccgccttctccggccaccgcggcggcaaACACGACGCCGCTGACGTACGCTGCAgtcgcctcctcgctgcaCGGCAAACGACTACCACAATCCCGCATCGGCTTCAGCCAGTGGCGAAAGCGCGTctgctgtggcagcgcctCTCTACCGAGCACCATTGGTAGCACCAGCACCACGCCCGGCATAACCTCCGACACAACGGCGAACACGACAGTCGCCGAAAGCACCGCGCATGCGAGCCTTGAAGCTTCCCTAAAGAACAGGGTCCCCAGCACATCGTCGTCGCTTACGATCCCTTCGGTGGTCACGACGGCGAACCCGTCGCGTGCGACCGACAAGAGCACGCCGACAAGCTCACCGTACCtgggcggcgacggcgaagcGAGCTTCCCGAACAGCGACGAGCACTTTAGCACAAACGAGGGGCCACAGCATCCGTCAGCGAACCTCATGATGCCTCCTTTGCCTCAGTCCGtacaccgccaccagccgACGCACTTAATTCTGCAGTTGCCCAACGCTCCGCtgtcacagcagcaacacaaCGGCCCGGactcggaggaggaggaggacattGCATACCCCGACTTTCCatgcactgccgtcgctcctcgtgcagctgcaacAGCCAGCGAGCTGTCATCGTCTGCGAAGCTTCCGGCGAAGAACCGCTGCGCCGTTACGGAAAGCGCGGCGCCatcccttcttctccctgtATCCGAAGGGACGCCGGTGACGAGGGTGCGCACGCCTGGCGCACCGATGGCTGCACAGCAGTTGCTGCGCATCCAGAGGCCACTGATTACACCGTCACCTATGGCGTTCACCCCCATAGCCTCGGCCGCGGCAAGAGTGGCAGCCGGCAAAGGCACGCACCGGGCCGCATCTACTGCTCCATCCTTCAATGCGGCTCAGATACTACCCGGGCTCTTCCTGGGCTCCTACGCCGAAGCCACAGAcacggcgacgctggcggcgcATGGCGTCTCCCTAGTCATTAACTGTGCCTTCGACTGCCCTGTGACGTCAGTAATGGCAAACAACAACCATCACGTCCGCTACGTCCAGTTCCTGCTACGCGACCATTCTGATGAGGTCATCGCGCCCTTCTTCGCACCTGTCACCCGAATCATTCATGATCAGTTACACCGCCGACAAGtacaccagcagcgcatggCCCGCCGTACCGCGGCGAGCGCACCGAGTGCCGATGCGAACAACACCGAGGAGCACCAAGTGCAGGACTGCATGCTTTGGGCCTGGACAGATGAGGGTGAGAACGTGTGGGCGGTCCCGCCGTCGCCTGTGACACCGTCAATGTCGGTGAACGGGCAGCAATCGTTCAAGGAGAGCAGGCGAGAGACTCCCCGCACACCGCCGTCGTTGCCGGGACTCGGTGAACGCCTTGGTGAGGGCGTCGAGCGCAGAAGAATCACGGCCTCGTTCTCCGTGCCGGcgttgtcgtcgtcctcaCCCACCATCGTGGACCCACGCGACTGCGGTGGCGTGCTCGTGTGCTGTCGCATGGGTGTaagccgcagcgccaccttcgTCATTGCCTATCTCATCCTCTACGGCTGCACGCTGGCGCCGCTAGACGACACCGCCTCACTATTTGCGTCCTTCCTTGAGCGAGAGCGCCGCATTATCGAAGAGGCAGGCGGGGTGACGTCTTTCACCGACGACGATAGCGGTGGTGTTCCCACAACAACGTCCACAGCCACGGAGATCTCTGGACGCGGCAGCGGGAGCACCAACAAGCCTGCGCTGGCGTTCCCGTCCTTGTCATTACCGCAGTCGCCTCCCAGCTCGGCGTCGGCGAACACGCCCTTCGCCCCGCGCGGAAGTCCGAAGTTGAATGGCAGCCAGTCATTCTTGCAGAGGCACTTTTCGACAAACTCTCCGTGGATTCGCAGGCACTCCTCTACGATGCCCGTGTCGTCGCCGCTCTCCTTCGGTGGCAACTGCTCGGGCGGCGGCTATGCTGCCGGCCCTCTCACCACCCCTCTGAGTGGGAATCCCTCCGCAatgtcgcagcagcagcggctccacATGGCgtcgccccccaccccgatTGAGTTCGCCTCACGCATGTGTCAGCCATGCTACCTGATGCATCTGCGAGAGCGACGACTGCAGCAGGCGGCTCAGCGGCGAATGCTTATCAGCGGGCAACCGCAACAGCGGCTGAGAGAGCAGTCGGACGAAGAGCATCAGATGAGGAGGCACATGTCGGCGAGGGAGTTAGGGAAGGAGTACGGACTGACGGGCGACATTGCCGATGGTTCGAACTTTGGCgatagcagcagcacgaccACAATAAACAGCTGCGATGACCTGCGCccagaggagcagcagtatCATTACAGTCGCTGTGTCGTCTCCGTATTgccgtcgtcggcgccggtggcctcgcaccgcagcgcgcgcggGAGCTGTAGGATGACACTGCTAGAGGCGGCCTATGCCGACGAACATACGCAGAAGGAGGACGGCGTGGATGAGGAGATGACTCCGCAACAACAGAAGTCCGAAGCGATGTGGACGCCGCGACGGGGCGGTGCACGAATGGCTAATGAGCAGAGGCTTGAAAACCGTGCTGCGGGcagtgccaccaccacgccaaGGGTGGAGAGAGCTACAACGCAGCATCGAAACGCCTTTTCAACCCGCAAGGTGGGCATTGCAGCCGAAgaagctgccgccaccacgcttggtagcagcgccgtcgccagcATGCGCCGAGGCCACAGTAAGAACGTGTACGGaacgcctctgctgcccggtgaacagcagcacacgctgTCGCGCTGCTCCTACGTGCCTCACTCCTTACAGACACCCATGAATGGCAGCATCCACGGCGACCTGAACACCAGTATAAACACTTTGCTAGGCTTCAGCTTtgccagcagcgacggcggcagcccGGGCACCTTTGGGAGCGTGCCACCGGTGATGACATACCGCGACGCCTTCGATGCAgtgaagcgaaagaagaCCGATGTCAATCCGAACATCGGCTTCGTcttggcgctgcgcgag